Proteins encoded within one genomic window of Budorcas taxicolor isolate Tak-1 chromosome 12, Takin1.1, whole genome shotgun sequence:
- the ESD gene encoding S-formylglutathione hydrolase, with amino-acid sequence MALKQVSSSKCFGGLQKVFEHDSVELKCKMKFAVYLPPKAETGKCPVLYWLSGLTCTEQNFISKSGYHQAASEHGLVVIAPDTSPRGCNIKGEEDSWDFGTGAGFYVDATEDLWKTNYRMYSYVTKELPQLVNDNFPVDPQRMSVFGHSMGGHGALICALKNPGKYKSVSAFAPLCNPVLCRWGKKAFTGYLGTDQSKWEAYDATCLVKSYPDSQLDILIDQGKEDEFLSDGQLLPDNFIAACTEKKIPVVFRLQEGYDHSYYFIATFIADHIRHHAKYLNA; translated from the exons ATGGCCTTGAAACAGGTTTCCAGCAGCAAGTGCTTTGGCGGACTGCAGAAAGTTTTTGAACATGACAG TGTTGAACTGAAGTGCAAAATGAAATTTGCTGTCTATTTACCACCAAAGGCAGAAACTGGAAAGTGCCCTGTGCTATATTGGCTGTCTG gCTTAACTTGCACAGAACAAAATTTTATATCAAAATCTGGGTATCATCAAGCTGCTTCGGAACATGGCCTTGTCGTCATCGCTCCAGATACCAGCCCTC GTGGCTGCAATattaaaggagaagaggacagctgGGACTTTGGCACTGGCGCTGGGTTTTATGTTGATGCTACTGAAGATCTTTGGAAAACTAACTATAGAATGTACTCTTACGTAACAAAGGAG CTTCCCCAACTCGTAAATGACAATTTTCCAGTGGACCCCCAAAGGATGTCTGTTTTTGGCCACTCTATGGGAGGCCATGGAGCTCTGATTTGTGCTTTGAAGAATCCTGGAAAATACAAA TCTGTGTCAGCATTTGCTCCACTTTGCAACCCAGTGCTCTGTCGTTGGGGCAAAAAAGCCTTTACCGGATATTTGGGAACAGATCAAAGTAAATGGGAG GCTTATGATGCTACCTGTCTTGTGAAGTCCTATCCAGATTCTCAGCTGGATATACTAATTGATCAAGGGAAAGAGGACGAGTTCCTTTCCGATGGACAGTTACTTCCTGATAACTTCATCGCTGCctgtacagaaaagaaaatccctGTTGTTTTCAGATTACAAGAG GGTTATGATCACAGCTACTACTTTATTGCAACCTTTATTGCTGATCACATCAGACATCATGCAAAATATCTGAATGCATGA